AGTTGTGTTGCAGCTTGTCTGAGTCTTCATTCATCATGATTGGATCTTCCACCGGACCTTGACAACTCATGTGTGTTGAAGTATATCACTGATGACTTGTTTTGCGTTACTGCCTTTAGCGGCTtcatctgtctctctctACCCCCCGCTCGACTCCAAGCGCTCCAACTcccacctctccttccaccatcCGGTGTCTCCCAAGATCCAAAAGGGACAGCCTACCATCTCACAGTCGACTCGAACCCCACCCGTCATTCGTCCGTGTCTACGGGGATCTCCGCTCACGATCGTGCTTACACGGCGAGACTGTTGGCCGATCCGAAGAGCGATGAGGGGGATTTCACAAGGCCGGGACATATGGTCACGTTGAGGTATAAGACGGGTGGGgtgcgagagaggagaggcCATACGGAATGTGCAGTTGGTGAGTGGCGGTGGTTGTCGTGATGTGTATTCTCTTCATTCACGCAACATCGGGCGGAAGAATGGGCCAAGACAGAGGTCAAAAGTCGCCGTTATTGAGATTGGCCCTCAAATTTTGAGAAGGAAAGCTTCTCGATTGGCGGAAGACCACCAGATGCGAAGTGAAGGCGGGCATCTGTCCCCCGGAGTTGCTCACACGAGCTCAGCAGACGGAGATAGGCGGTGGGCCACACAAACGAAGGACATTGCGCTGACATTGTCACCACCCCTTGCAGACCTCTGTTACCTTGCCGACCTACCCCCAGCAGGCTTACTGTGTGAGCTAGTCCACCCCACCGATCCATCTGGAAGCATggcgagacgagacgattGTTGGCGATTCGCGAGGGAGTGGGGGTTGAAGGTCATCAGTGTTGAGGGATTGGCAGAGTATGTGAAGGCGAACGGTAACGGCTTAGTGCCCGAGGCGTAGGGCGTACTTGGGATGGAATGGTGAAGTCAAAACATTTTGGAGACAGGTTATCAACCAATGCATTTATAGAGACATAGCAGGGTGCGGTATTTCTCAAGGTTTGGTGATCATCAGCGAGGTGGAAGGCATGTCTCAAATTCTACCTTTcagtggagaggaagagcacACCCATACGCATTGCGTCTAGGTCCATCGCCAGCTCATGAAGGCCATGTTACCTTACCAAGCCCTTCTCTGCTTGTCTGTGCCAGTACTATTCTCGCTGTGTCATTCATTTAGGATCAGCTTCCCCCGCAGTAGTCCCGTCGGAAGGTATCGTTAATAGTAGTCTTATCGGAGATTGAGTGTGGCGGTTGACTGTATTAGGCTTTGATGCTaatcgacgatgatccggaccaacctccactttccatcttttctctcttttcctctACTTTTATCGCTTCACGGCATATTCATGCAAGTGGAGCAGATTTCAACGCGTAGATTGTCGTCCGtccctctcccatctcctctccatcacctcctctGCTTTTGAGACCAACTGAGAAAGAGAGTAGAAGACgcgatcatcgacgacgacgacctgACATAATGCCACCTAGACGATCTGCAAGAGCTTCACTCCCAACTCCTGCAACCTCCACCACGTCCTCAACATCACCTTCGACTGACACGACAAGGTCGCGTCATTCGGTGGGAGGTACAGGACGAGCTGGAGGGAAAGCTTCCGCTACTGGTATGCAGACGCCTGCGAGCTTGAcggatggggaagaggtggagctGGGAGAGGAAGTAAAAGAGGAGTTGGATATGGAGTTGGGTGGCGAAAGGGTCAAAAGAGAAGGTACGTTTTCGTCACCAGTTTGTTCCCCGATTGGCTGGATGTCCGCTGAATCTCTGGCATCCGGGATGCGTACAGCATCGTTCGATTCCCCTTTCACCGATACATCAACCTCTGATTCGAACAAGAAATACAAGTTGGAGTCGGTGACCATCCCCACGCGACGATCACGCCTAGGATTGGACAAGACGGAAAGTGCCGATAACCTGACTCTTGGATCTCCAGCGCCTGCCGGTAAGAAGGGGGCCAATGGGAG
Above is a window of Kwoniella newhampshirensis strain CBS 13917 chromosome 9, whole genome shotgun sequence DNA encoding:
- a CDS encoding 3,4-dihydroxy-2-butanone-4-phosphate synthase; translation: MSRPTALSSPPTTPPTPFVFDPILEAVDAIARGEFVVVMDDESRENEGDLVCAASKVTTEGMAWMIKWTSGFICLSLPPARLQALQLPPLLPPSGVSQDPKGTAYHLTVDSNPTRHSSVSTGISAHDRAYTARLLADPKSDEGDFTRPGHMVTLRYKTGGVRERRGHTECAVDLCYLADLPPAGLLCELVHPTDPSGSMARRDDCWRFAREWGLKVISVEGLAEYVKANGNGLVPEA